A window of the Natronospira proteinivora genome harbors these coding sequences:
- a CDS encoding two-component regulator propeller domain-containing protein: MNGIYDSKSVLGEGTRHKPYLTLCLSWLSIPKAFLFAYLLGICLNSALASNDFTRFEHMSIEDGLVQSTVASIHQDRRGFIWMGTEGGLQRYDGYQFRLYRQNPEDDASLSDNFANALAEDKDGFLWVGTRTGIHRLDPIAGTVERIPIDHSADTPLGMVWDLHIDSNGVIWAATHEGAFRLGPEDRYFQRLEVGDEQDIRSPFLAVAEDQAGGIVFGTTAGLVRVDPEHRTLLNWHKTDNGNELPHDTFIAAIQLSHDGKLWAAGGGVVFNITDSGAVNRFDSEHPLGDISEDVAIWDIAEDPDGGLWFASYGEGLLYFNPGSGQLRQFQSDPAMPHTLAEPNLMTVHVDQGGLVWAGSHAQGAQRLNPRAMAFGQFGHHPIEEESLPHPDIWSILPISDDVFWVATQDGLAGVRWPEGRGIQKVVRRKPENGGAGQHHATALQKGPDDRLWVASINGLWHTDARLGEEAEYERFPLLETLDLEDQEQHQIIMSLVGDEQDNLFLTLNDKVIVRLASPEEGQEQWHILLDEEDHGFRNLNGIWVTGPDQLWLAGDNGLVLYDLATDHVSLRIEPGTPRDGDERNLDINHGGINDLIVDDRGMVWLGAQLGLFRIELESGEYLHLDSQNQLPADMVYSVQLDEEGNLWGGTSQGLIRVDRDNTRVQVFETSDGLQSREFNARASARFPDGRMAYGGVNGINVFRPSDVMVSHPAPPIQITEIQIGQEVLNYPERDFHEGKLHVPHDENLLRFSFTALDFRNPGNNQYRFKLEGFETSWRQNNSNNQAVYTNLPAGEYRFRVQAADRLGGWAEEGASIPVEVARAPWQHPLAMIAYGTAIFLMALLVWHAISRRHHRDTTREVEQERRYWAKRLHHLSSHLAGSLTPEQTMERLLLELDELLDSDGAVVFLEESEQFRLLGMRGDSDVNHALERAPILLPDAIRRCRESEMVEALNRDELRIVGYPNGDGSYAVMVPLRASGEQFGVLFIARKAEDFAYRERLLLSAAATQSMMVLENVSLHAERN, translated from the coding sequence GTGAACGGTATTTATGACAGTAAGTCTGTTTTGGGGGAGGGGACGCGGCACAAGCCGTATCTCACTCTTTGTTTGTCGTGGCTGTCAATTCCGAAAGCATTTCTGTTCGCCTACCTGCTGGGCATATGCCTGAATTCGGCATTGGCCTCCAATGACTTTACCCGGTTTGAGCATATGAGCATTGAGGATGGCCTGGTTCAAAGCACTGTTGCCAGCATCCATCAGGACCGTCGCGGTTTCATCTGGATGGGGACGGAAGGCGGGCTACAACGCTATGATGGTTACCAATTCAGATTGTACCGACAAAATCCAGAAGATGATGCTTCCTTAAGCGACAACTTCGCTAATGCTCTGGCCGAAGACAAAGATGGCTTCCTGTGGGTTGGAACCCGAACAGGCATCCACCGCTTGGATCCAATAGCAGGAACCGTGGAACGCATTCCCATTGACCATAGTGCGGATACCCCACTCGGCATGGTCTGGGATCTTCACATTGATTCCAATGGCGTTATCTGGGCCGCCACCCATGAAGGTGCTTTTCGACTGGGCCCCGAAGACCGCTATTTCCAGCGTCTGGAGGTCGGCGATGAGCAGGACATTCGCTCCCCCTTTCTGGCCGTCGCCGAAGACCAAGCAGGCGGGATAGTCTTTGGCACAACGGCCGGTCTGGTTCGTGTGGACCCCGAGCACCGAACCTTGCTGAATTGGCACAAGACAGATAATGGTAACGAGCTGCCCCACGATACCTTCATTGCAGCCATTCAACTGAGCCACGATGGGAAGCTATGGGCTGCCGGTGGTGGCGTGGTGTTCAATATCACTGACAGTGGCGCTGTGAATCGTTTTGATTCGGAGCATCCGCTGGGAGACATCAGTGAGGACGTGGCAATATGGGACATTGCAGAAGATCCGGATGGTGGCCTCTGGTTTGCCAGTTATGGGGAAGGACTGCTGTACTTTAATCCCGGATCCGGACAGCTTCGCCAGTTCCAATCAGACCCTGCCATGCCACACACATTGGCAGAACCCAATCTGATGACCGTGCACGTGGACCAGGGCGGGCTGGTTTGGGCGGGTAGCCATGCTCAGGGAGCCCAGCGTCTCAACCCCCGGGCCATGGCTTTTGGCCAGTTCGGACATCACCCGATTGAGGAAGAAAGCCTTCCCCATCCGGATATCTGGAGCATTCTGCCCATTTCAGACGATGTCTTTTGGGTGGCAACCCAGGATGGATTGGCCGGTGTTCGGTGGCCAGAAGGAAGGGGGATCCAGAAGGTGGTTCGCCGCAAACCGGAAAATGGAGGCGCGGGCCAGCATCATGCAACTGCGTTGCAGAAGGGTCCGGATGACAGGTTATGGGTCGCCAGTATCAATGGGCTATGGCATACCGATGCCCGATTGGGGGAAGAAGCGGAATACGAAAGGTTCCCACTGCTGGAAACCCTAGACCTGGAAGATCAGGAGCAACATCAAATCATTATGAGCCTGGTCGGTGACGAGCAGGATAATCTCTTCCTCACCCTGAATGATAAGGTTATTGTGAGACTGGCATCGCCGGAAGAGGGACAAGAGCAATGGCATATTCTTCTTGATGAGGAAGATCATGGATTCCGCAATCTAAACGGAATCTGGGTTACAGGCCCGGATCAGCTATGGCTGGCAGGTGACAATGGACTTGTTCTCTACGACTTGGCCACGGACCATGTGAGTCTTCGCATTGAGCCCGGCACACCACGAGACGGAGACGAGCGGAACCTTGATATTAATCATGGCGGCATCAATGACCTCATCGTGGACGACAGAGGCATGGTATGGCTGGGTGCCCAACTGGGTCTATTTCGAATAGAACTGGAGAGTGGTGAATATCTTCATCTAGATAGCCAGAATCAGCTTCCCGCCGATATGGTCTACTCCGTTCAGCTTGATGAGGAAGGCAATCTTTGGGGAGGAACTTCCCAGGGGCTTATTCGCGTGGATCGTGACAACACCCGCGTTCAGGTATTTGAAACCAGTGACGGCCTTCAGAGTAGGGAATTCAATGCTCGGGCATCTGCCCGTTTCCCTGACGGCCGAATGGCCTACGGTGGGGTTAACGGCATTAATGTCTTTCGGCCATCTGACGTCATGGTGTCTCATCCGGCGCCGCCTATTCAAATCACCGAAATACAAATCGGCCAGGAGGTTCTGAACTATCCCGAACGGGATTTCCATGAAGGCAAGCTTCATGTCCCCCATGATGAGAACCTGCTGAGATTTTCTTTCACAGCCTTGGATTTTCGAAACCCTGGAAATAATCAATACCGCTTCAAACTTGAAGGTTTCGAGACCAGCTGGCGACAGAACAATAGTAACAACCAGGCGGTTTACACCAATCTCCCGGCTGGGGAATATCGTTTTCGGGTTCAGGCGGCCGATCGCTTAGGCGGCTGGGCAGAAGAGGGTGCAAGTATTCCTGTTGAAGTAGCCCGTGCTCCTTGGCAGCACCCATTGGCCATGATCGCCTATGGGACAGCCATCTTTTTGATGGCACTACTTGTTTGGCATGCTATATCACGACGACACCACCGGGACACGACGCGTGAAGTGGAACAGGAGCGTCGTTACTGGGCCAAGCGTCTGCATCACCTTAGCAGCCATCTTGCCGGGTCCTTAACGCCCGAGCAAACTATGGAGCGATTGCTGCTGGAGCTGGATGAGCTTCTAGACAGCGACGGTGCCGTCGTATTTCTTGAGGAATCCGAACAATTCCGGTTACTGGGAATGCGTGGGGATAGCGATGTAAACCACGCTCTGGAACGAGCCCCTATCTTACTGCCTGACGCCATCCGGCGCTGCCGGGAATCTGAAATGGTTGAAGCGCTCAATCGCGATGAACTGAGAATCGTAGGCTATCCCAACGGAGACGGCTCTTATGCTGTCATGGTGCCGTTAAGAGCCAGTGGTGAGCAATTTGGCGTGCTCTTCATCGCCAGGAAGGCTGAAGATTTTGCTTATCGCGAGCGACTACTTCTATCCGCGGCCGCGACCCAGTCCATGATGGTATTGGAAAATGTCAGCCTACATGCCGAAAGAAACTGA
- a CDS encoding EAL and HDOD domain-containing protein, whose protein sequence is MESVFVARQPIFNRKLQLYAYELLFRSGIKVSADFSDGDAATSEVILNTFTVFGLDELVGKAPAFINLTRRFLVQQDPLPLPQDRTVIEILEDVVIDEELIRSVERRKREGYTIALDDFFYTPQSEPLLEMVDIVKLEVPTLLDGQAPSLIEHLKRFNLTLVAEKIENQSQLDHCRELGCDYFQGYFLSRPDISSGTRLSSERIAMMELLGRLHDPEADILDLESVISKDLALSYKLLRYINSAYYRRAFEIRSLRQAVMMLGMRELRRWASIVSLSQASEKPEELINQLLVRAKMCELIAEEIAPDYSDVAFIAGLFSGLDALLNCTMEEALEKLPLAAEIRQALLEREGPVGEFLGAVLAYENADSIGLNASLVTPDRLRERYLAALQWQQRQSTLI, encoded by the coding sequence ATGGAAAGTGTGTTCGTCGCGCGACAGCCCATATTCAATCGCAAGCTTCAACTCTACGCATACGAACTCCTGTTCCGTTCCGGTATCAAAGTCTCCGCAGATTTCAGTGACGGCGATGCTGCCACTTCGGAAGTTATTCTCAATACATTCACGGTTTTTGGTTTGGATGAGCTGGTGGGTAAAGCACCTGCCTTTATCAACCTCACCCGCCGTTTTCTCGTCCAGCAAGACCCCCTGCCCTTGCCCCAGGATCGAACAGTGATAGAGATTCTGGAGGATGTGGTTATTGATGAGGAACTGATTCGTTCGGTGGAACGACGAAAAAGGGAGGGGTATACCATTGCTCTGGATGATTTCTTTTATACGCCTCAGTCCGAGCCATTGCTGGAGATGGTGGATATCGTCAAGCTGGAGGTGCCCACATTGCTGGATGGGCAGGCCCCCAGCCTTATTGAGCACCTCAAACGCTTTAATCTGACTCTGGTAGCAGAGAAGATTGAAAACCAATCCCAATTGGATCATTGCCGCGAGCTAGGCTGTGATTACTTCCAGGGATACTTCCTCAGCCGGCCGGACATATCCTCCGGAACTCGTTTATCCAGTGAACGAATTGCCATGATGGAGCTGCTTGGACGCCTCCATGACCCCGAGGCGGATATTCTTGACCTGGAATCCGTAATCAGCAAAGACCTGGCCTTAAGCTACAAGTTGTTGCGATACATCAATTCCGCCTATTATCGGCGCGCTTTTGAAATCCGCTCCCTGCGACAGGCGGTGATGATGCTGGGAATGCGGGAACTCAGGCGCTGGGCCTCAATTGTCTCTCTGAGTCAGGCCTCGGAAAAGCCGGAGGAACTGATCAACCAACTCCTGGTGCGAGCAAAGATGTGCGAGTTGATCGCCGAGGAGATTGCACCGGACTACAGTGATGTGGCCTTTATTGCCGGCTTGTTTTCCGGCTTGGATGCCCTGCTCAATTGCACCATGGAAGAGGCATTGGAGAAACTCCCCTTGGCCGCCGAAATTCGGCAAGCCTTGTTGGAACGCGAGGGGCCAGTGGGTGAGTTTCTCGGCGCCGTGCTGGCCTATGAGAATGCCGATTCCATTGGCCTGAACGCATCGTTGGTAACACCAGACCGGCTACGGGAGCGTTACTTGGCGGCCCTGCAATGGCAACAGCGCCAGAGTACCCTGATCTAG
- a CDS encoding late competence development ComFB family protein, producing the protein MFQIKNFYEQLVQDYLWKRMEGEREEPWEGFFEDVACLALNRLPCRYVRHTVDLGAHLGDQDFADMESKVAEAVDKAIEQVRTHPRHRD; encoded by the coding sequence GTGTTCCAGATCAAGAATTTTTACGAACAGCTGGTCCAGGATTACCTCTGGAAACGCATGGAAGGAGAGCGGGAAGAGCCTTGGGAGGGGTTTTTCGAGGATGTGGCCTGTCTGGCACTGAACCGCCTTCCATGCCGATATGTGCGGCATACCGTGGATCTTGGCGCCCACCTGGGGGATCAGGATTTTGCGGATATGGAGTCCAAAGTGGCCGAAGCGGTTGACAAGGCGATCGAACAGGTGAGGACTCACCCTCGGCACCGAGATTGA
- the gspJ gene encoding type II secretion system minor pseudopilin GspJ: MMRRRNPSRQRGFTLFELMVAIAVFSILGVMTWTAMAGMMRQQELTSSAMDRFRDIQHGMTLLSRDLEHIRPRPIRGASHGDFMPALRGGNHLEMPLEFTRGGVRNPLEQPRSTLQRVAYRLEGETLIRYSWQALDRAPDSQPTAMPLMDDVVSMELRFLGPQGEWSEDWPPVDRGQMGGDPYLMPQAVEVRLETDDMGVLRRLVTVPGVQGAAEREDDLR; the protein is encoded by the coding sequence ATGATGAGACGGCGCAATCCTTCCAGGCAGCGTGGTTTCACCCTGTTTGAATTGATGGTGGCCATTGCGGTCTTTTCCATACTGGGCGTTATGACCTGGACGGCCATGGCTGGAATGATGCGTCAGCAAGAACTAACTTCCTCGGCCATGGACCGTTTCCGCGATATCCAGCATGGCATGACGCTTCTCAGCCGTGATCTGGAGCATATTCGGCCCCGGCCCATCCGGGGAGCCTCTCATGGGGACTTTATGCCGGCACTGCGGGGCGGAAACCATTTGGAGATGCCTTTGGAATTCACCCGGGGTGGCGTCCGCAACCCCTTGGAGCAACCGCGATCCACCCTGCAGCGTGTGGCCTATCGTCTGGAAGGCGAAACCTTGATTCGCTATAGCTGGCAGGCCCTGGACCGAGCTCCCGACAGTCAACCCACCGCTATGCCCCTGATGGACGATGTCGTTTCCATGGAACTTCGTTTTTTGGGTCCTCAGGGGGAATGGAGCGAGGATTGGCCGCCGGTGGATCGTGGCCAGATGGGAGGAGACCCCTATTTAATGCCACAGGCAGTGGAGGTTCGGCTGGAAACCGACGATATGGGCGTGCTGCGACGCTTGGTCACCGTGCCAGGTGTACAAGGCGCAGCCGAACGAGAGGATGACCTTCGATGA
- a CDS encoding type II secretion system protein N has product MKRILLFSTVGMIAFLVFFMAKAPAALVLYLVPDREELVLMAPSGTLWNGRMGQVQAGPLRLGPLEWDIRLGRLLMLRLDAQVDTRLDDGRISGRVILRPGGRIQIPQLQGQDLPLSRLAPLASQEAGMVDGTAAFQLSEFEFREMRPWSGEGQLRVFDLSANLAGQVELGSYGGQITGTEGRFELDFTDAGEATPFALAGILNYQSEEQRYEVDGRIRARPEAPSNIAQGLQYLGQEDEEGYYPIRFSGRL; this is encoded by the coding sequence ATGAAACGGATTTTGCTTTTCAGCACCGTAGGGATGATTGCCTTTCTGGTCTTTTTTATGGCCAAGGCACCGGCCGCTTTGGTGCTTTACTTGGTTCCAGACAGGGAAGAGCTTGTGCTTATGGCCCCTAGCGGAACCCTCTGGAATGGCCGCATGGGACAGGTTCAAGCCGGCCCCCTGCGTTTAGGTCCCTTGGAATGGGATATTCGCCTAGGCCGGCTTTTAATGCTCCGCCTGGATGCTCAGGTGGATACTCGCCTGGATGATGGCCGAATATCGGGGCGTGTCATCCTTCGGCCGGGTGGCCGCATTCAGATTCCCCAGCTACAAGGTCAGGATCTTCCCCTCTCTCGTCTGGCCCCTCTCGCTTCTCAGGAAGCGGGAATGGTGGACGGAACGGCGGCTTTCCAGCTCAGTGAATTCGAATTCCGCGAGATGCGCCCGTGGTCGGGAGAAGGCCAACTACGGGTGTTTGATTTATCAGCCAATCTGGCCGGACAGGTGGAGCTGGGTAGTTATGGTGGGCAGATTACTGGCACGGAAGGCCGGTTTGAGCTGGATTTCACTGATGCGGGTGAAGCCACTCCCTTCGCACTGGCCGGAATCTTGAATTACCAGAGTGAAGAGCAACGGTATGAAGTGGATGGCCGTATCCGGGCTCGCCCGGAAGCCCCGAGCAATATAGCTCAAGGTTTGCAATATTTGGGGCAGGAAGATGAAGAAGGCTACTACCCCATTCGCTTTAGCGGACGTCTGTAA
- the gspL gene encoding type II secretion system protein GspL, giving the protein MSETLVIHFQDPTQPVVDWYILDNQGQRLGAAGHGLLQDCASEAVERRIVALMPGERVSLMDAQIPTRKRQRILQAAPWVLEERLAQDVSSLHFALGPRQPDDQVRIAVVGRSDMQAMLEQLESADLKADAIVPDFLVLPWQSGEWVLAVGRDRVMVRTANCQGFSIDRTIALEMLEFLFQDEEQTAPERLILLRPENDPDFPQALETHLGASIEVDDRPYQEALSQALVPQLERRPVLDLAEGEFRLRRDEDEWWHPWKPVVGLAAAWLMVMALAEGVHLFQMSQKSQALDQEIETVFRDALPDAERMVNPRLRMEQRLNALRGSDVEGYFLPVMAAMGNGMASLDNGTLRGLSYRPGVLDVNLRVQSSAALDSFKDTVEEDEQFEATIQQANTRDDYVDGRLQVRLRGS; this is encoded by the coding sequence ATGAGCGAAACCTTAGTCATTCATTTCCAGGACCCCACTCAGCCGGTGGTGGATTGGTACATTCTGGATAACCAGGGCCAGCGGCTTGGGGCTGCGGGACATGGTCTGCTGCAGGATTGCGCCAGCGAGGCGGTGGAACGGCGGATTGTCGCTCTGATGCCGGGGGAACGGGTCAGTCTGATGGATGCCCAGATTCCGACGCGCAAGCGTCAACGGATTCTCCAGGCAGCGCCCTGGGTTTTGGAGGAAAGACTTGCTCAGGATGTGAGCAGCCTTCATTTCGCCTTGGGGCCACGCCAGCCTGACGATCAGGTACGTATCGCAGTGGTCGGGCGTAGTGATATGCAAGCCATGCTCGAGCAGCTTGAGAGCGCGGATCTGAAGGCAGATGCCATTGTGCCCGATTTCCTGGTGCTTCCCTGGCAGAGTGGCGAATGGGTTCTGGCTGTCGGCAGGGACAGAGTGATGGTGCGTACTGCTAATTGCCAGGGCTTCTCCATCGATCGAACCATTGCGCTGGAAATGCTTGAATTTCTGTTTCAGGACGAGGAACAGACGGCACCTGAGCGGTTGATACTGCTACGTCCTGAAAACGACCCGGATTTCCCCCAGGCCCTGGAAACACATCTGGGTGCTTCCATTGAAGTGGATGACCGTCCTTATCAGGAAGCATTGTCCCAGGCATTGGTTCCACAGCTTGAGCGCCGGCCGGTGCTGGATCTGGCTGAAGGGGAATTCCGTTTGCGCCGGGATGAAGATGAGTGGTGGCATCCCTGGAAGCCAGTGGTAGGACTGGCGGCGGCCTGGTTGATGGTCATGGCCTTGGCTGAGGGTGTTCATCTATTTCAGATGTCACAAAAGAGCCAGGCCCTGGATCAGGAAATTGAAACGGTATTCAGGGATGCCCTCCCCGATGCCGAGCGCATGGTGAATCCCAGGCTGAGAATGGAGCAGCGCCTCAATGCACTGAGAGGTTCGGATGTGGAAGGGTATTTCCTACCGGTAATGGCCGCCATGGGGAACGGCATGGCCAGCCTGGATAACGGGACATTGCGGGGGCTCAGTTATCGACCCGGGGTACTGGATGTAAATCTCCGGGTACAAAGCAGTGCTGCGCTTGACTCCTTCAAAGATACTGTGGAAGAAGACGAACAATTCGAGGCCACGATTCAGCAGGCCAATACTCGAGATGACTATGTGGATGGGCGACTCCAGGTTCGCCTGCGGGGAAGCTGA
- the gspK gene encoding type II secretion system minor pseudopilin GspK has translation MIRSGRARQRGVALVMALVVVAISAIIASDLLYRTFIDQRRTESVLHSAQARQYLYGAEDWVGHLLRRDSEETEIDSLDQPWAEQLPPLPVDGGQITGRLEDQQGLFNLNNLITDDGRVNEMAHGHFQRLLALLEIDPEIADAVLDWIDADQEPRFPMGAEDGTYLGQDPAYRAANQGFQSVSELRLVAGFQDPEVYDRIEPYVTALPNSIPLTPINVNTAPAPVLAALVENLAIDQVEGVVGMQEAGGFESPQAFLEAIGQNLDVDPEAYIAVRTSFFRLTARADIGSASVTMYSLIYRNESGVAAPLNRSFGTY, from the coding sequence ATGATACGGTCGGGCCGAGCACGGCAAAGGGGCGTGGCCCTGGTCATGGCATTGGTGGTGGTGGCTATTTCAGCCATCATCGCCAGCGACCTGCTGTACCGGACATTTATTGACCAGCGTCGAACCGAATCGGTACTTCATAGCGCCCAGGCGCGTCAGTATCTATACGGAGCCGAGGATTGGGTCGGACATCTGCTGCGGCGGGACAGCGAGGAGACTGAGATAGACAGCCTGGATCAGCCCTGGGCTGAACAGCTCCCTCCCCTACCAGTGGATGGGGGGCAGATCACTGGCCGCCTTGAGGATCAACAGGGCCTGTTCAATTTGAATAATCTGATAACGGATGATGGTCGTGTCAACGAGATGGCGCACGGCCATTTTCAGCGTCTGCTGGCCTTGTTGGAAATCGATCCGGAGATTGCCGATGCCGTCCTCGACTGGATTGACGCGGATCAGGAGCCCCGTTTCCCAATGGGCGCCGAAGATGGCACCTATCTGGGGCAAGACCCGGCGTACCGTGCCGCGAACCAGGGATTTCAAAGCGTGAGCGAACTGCGATTGGTGGCGGGTTTCCAGGACCCGGAGGTTTACGATCGCATTGAGCCCTATGTCACCGCCCTGCCCAACTCTATCCCACTGACACCGATTAATGTGAATACGGCACCCGCTCCGGTATTGGCCGCCCTGGTGGAGAACCTGGCAATAGATCAGGTCGAAGGAGTTGTGGGAATGCAGGAAGCGGGCGGCTTCGAGAGCCCTCAGGCCTTCCTGGAGGCCATTGGTCAAAATCTGGACGTGGATCCGGAAGCCTATATCGCGGTTCGCACCAGTTTCTTCCGACTGACTGCAAGGGCGGATATTGGAAGTGCTTCGGTCACCATGTACAGTTTGATTTACCGTAATGAAAGCGGCGTTGCCGCACCCCTGAACCGCAGTTTTGGAACCTACTGA
- a CDS encoding alpha/beta hydrolase family protein: MARVIYFAHGQESGPWGSKILLLADIARSRGLAVESPDYRFSLDGLPRLTELRRRLADDPRKKLLVGSSMGAWVSCMAASEQGCQGLFLMAPAFEMPDHEPAHLPRKLPAWIIHGSEDAVVPVSQSETRLRGGQDRLLRVPDGHRLANSHDVLSRFFEAFLNQNAA, from the coding sequence ATGGCCCGAGTGATCTATTTTGCCCACGGTCAGGAGAGTGGCCCCTGGGGAAGCAAAATTCTCCTTTTGGCGGATATTGCTCGCAGTCGTGGTTTGGCCGTGGAAAGCCCGGACTACCGGTTTAGCCTGGACGGTTTGCCTCGCCTGACTGAGCTCCGCCGGCGATTGGCCGATGATCCGCGTAAAAAGTTGCTGGTGGGTTCCAGTATGGGGGCTTGGGTCTCCTGCATGGCAGCATCAGAGCAAGGTTGTCAGGGGCTTTTTTTGATGGCGCCCGCCTTTGAAATGCCAGACCATGAGCCAGCTCACCTGCCCCGGAAACTGCCCGCCTGGATCATTCACGGTAGCGAGGATGCGGTGGTGCCGGTCTCCCAGAGTGAAACTCGCCTGCGGGGCGGCCAGGACCGCCTGCTTCGAGTCCCGGACGGACACCGCCTGGCAAATTCACATGATGTTCTGAGCCGTTTTTTCGAGGCATTTCTGAACCAAAATGCCGCTTAA
- the gspM gene encoding type II secretion system protein GspM, translated as MLDTLKEWFESLEQRERLMVIVCSVLVTLTLLYLLVVEPYIEHRQNLEQQVSEKQELIAWMQGAHAEIQALEDAGRQTTAGSGQSLFGVVDRTSKDAELDRAVRQITPDGDDAVRVRMEAARFDHTLQWLEELERNHGIEVSRVTFDQTDQSGRVNVSLSLERNGS; from the coding sequence ATGCTGGATACCTTAAAAGAATGGTTTGAGTCGCTGGAACAGCGTGAACGCTTGATGGTTATTGTCTGCAGTGTGCTTGTAACACTCACATTGCTCTATCTTCTGGTCGTGGAACCGTATATCGAGCACCGGCAGAATCTGGAGCAACAGGTGAGTGAAAAGCAGGAGCTGATTGCCTGGATGCAGGGTGCCCATGCCGAGATACAGGCTCTGGAGGATGCCGGGCGTCAAACTACCGCCGGTAGCGGGCAAAGCTTGTTTGGTGTTGTGGACCGCACCTCCAAGGATGCAGAGCTTGACCGTGCTGTGCGGCAGATCACCCCTGATGGAGATGACGCAGTGCGAGTCAGGATGGAGGCGGCACGGTTTGATCACACACTGCAATGGCTGGAAGAGCTGGAACGGAATCACGGCATCGAGGTGTCCCGGGTGACGTTTGACCAGACTGATCAATCCGGCCGAGTTAATGTTTCTCTGTCCTTGGAAAGGAATGGATCATGA